In the genome of Arachis hypogaea cultivar Tifrunner chromosome 9, arahy.Tifrunner.gnm2.J5K5, whole genome shotgun sequence, the window CTTGTTTAGGGACGACAATAGGATTTTATGGGATACAGAGTCTCCCACCCCATCCTCATTtagtaaaatactaaaatatctgTCTTCCTGTTTTATACTTGTTATGAGTCCCATTTATCCATGCATATTACGAGTCCCATTTATCTCTCTTCCTGtaatgaaagattttttttttatctagttttactttgtattaattatttttaatattaaaagtgaAAAACTTTGCTGCTTGGCACCATTCACTGATGGCAACTGATTTTcgctctgaaaacacttaactcTACAAATTACAAAAGATAGTCgagaatataaataaatttttgctaAATGAAAAACTTATATATGCTACGTAACGGAACAACTATTAGTTGAAAAATTCCTTGGAAATAGTTACAATTTCTTCTAGGATTTATATCTGTTTTCATTCTAAATGTCTCTTAAACACTAGAGCACAGCATACAGACGAACTAGAACTCTTAATAAAAAATGGTCATATGAACAGGGTTTTGTTTTTACCATTTTAGCAAGGCCAAGATTGGCATACAAGATTATTATTGATTGAATCGTTCTTATATTCTAATTAATGATAACGAAAAGGTTTATTTGATAAACTAATCTCTATAGTTGACATATTCCCATGTTAAATATGGTGTTGCCTAGCACTTGCAAGTTGCACCTGAACCTTTGCAGATGTTGCACTCGCAATTTTGTCAAATTGAACCGATACAAGACATAAATGATATAGCATTTCATGATAAATACAGATTCTAACTAAAGAAGACGAAGATCGATATTCAtaaggaacctaattaaaaaacaTTAAACATGAAGACAGTTACACAGAATCTATAAAACACAAAAAAGCAAGGCACTACATTGATGATAATAAAGTTATGGATTCAAGTGGAGGAAATCCTTCACCAAAAAGATACCCAAAATGCAAACCATCTTTAAGTGATTATAGGCTTTGGTTAATTAAGCGCATTTCAGATGAGCAACTTGGAAGACCAAAGTGGAACGGTGAAACTATGCTTTCATGATAGAGGTGAAAGCCCCTTAGACATGAGTGCTGAGTTAAAGGCCGATGTCTGGGCATGCCATCACCGGAGCTGTCAATATTAGGAAAATCTATGCTGCCATCATTTAAGTTACATAAACAAAACTTGCCACTCGGAGCCAAAGCAAGAAGAACATTTCCCAACATGTATATAGGCCATAATGCTTTGCCTCTAGGACGACGAACTAGTAGCGGGTGGTGGGGGATTATGGCCAATTTAGTCCAAGATTGAGGAACTCCATAGTCCTTCATCAACCAGACAGTCCAATGAGTTTTCTTAGTCTCATAACAAACAGCAAGACAATCCCTCAAGATACCCAATTCGGGTTCCACCTCGTGATCATCATCTGAATCCTTGCTGGGAAGGGAAAACTGACAATAAGTCTCTCTCACCAAGTCAAGGGAAATAACCCACACAAAACTAAGATAGCCGTGAAGAAGCCAATTAAGAGTGCCAGTGCCACTAACAAAAAGCCCTTCAACATGCACCATATGACCCCTGGAATCATCGTCACAAAGATTATGGGGGAAATCCTGGATTGTTCTCCAGGTAGTTTTTGGACCGAATGTAAACATTCTGGTGACGGATTCGCCTGATTTCTTATCCACAACCGCGAAAAGCTTATACTTGTCATTCACATGATCATAACCGAATCCGCAAATGGAGAAGAGACCTCCAATTTCAAGCGGCTGAGAAGTGAATCCGGTGCAGGGGTTCCACAGCATGGCACGATGGGTTAAGTCATCTTCACGCTCTTCATCGTGCAAGCACAGCAATCCATTGCAAGAGCCAATGATGAGGCGGTAGCGTCGTCCCTCATAGGGAACTACTTTAGTGGGTTCATGGGGAGGGTTCTCCATCACAGATCGTACGGAGAACACTCCGACTGTGGGGTATATGTAGGCTCGGCTATAATAGGCCATAAGTGGGTGGGTCAAGGCTGGATCCACCGCCATTGAACGCCGAAGGTGGTCCTTGGCAAATTGGGAACTGGAAATTAGGGTTCTCCATGAACTGCAGACGCTGTTCCTCAATCGAACGAGATACCTCGCCGGTATCCTCAGCAGGACTTCCGCTATGAGCTCGTCCAGAAGGATAGGCGGTGGTTCCGGCCATCCCCCGGTGGTTGTGACAACCTTCCCCTTCCTCggaacatcatcatcatcatcaacatcatcagGAATGGGACCCGTCCTCATACGTACGAGGAAACTCCACAATACAGCAGGAATAAGAAATCAAAAACAATATAATTACTAACAATTCTACTCTCAGCGgtattgccatttaatttacaagttctataagaagaaaaacaGAGGCCTCAACGTTCtcagttgaaaaagaaaaaaaaaaagtaaaagagagaCTTACCTACAGGAAGACGGCGCCGGCGATGGTAAGAGAGGAAGGAGGCGTCAACAGGAAGAGGGCCACAAGACACGGGAAGCGAAAGATCTGTGCTGGCGTTGGAACTTCGGATCTATGCAATCTCTTCCAAATACAAATTTAATGGAAAGTTATCACCTGTTCCAATGTACTATATGGAACAGCAATGTTCTTAGCACTACCAGGTATGCTTGTAACTTTTGTCCTTTAACAAAGGAATGAATGactatttcaactaataatataGTTCTGAAATGACCATATTGGTCAGCTGTACCGAGGAGATTATATTTTATTGGTTTGTCTAGACTTGTGCCATGTGATAAAGTCGGTTCCATTGAGAAATTAAAACCGTCCTGGCACTTCATTCGTATCCAATTGGGGTCAGATTACTAGAGTTGGAAAGCATGGAAAAATGAAAGTTAGGCACTATTATTAATacgaatttattattattattaatgaaaaaatgaaaaatgaatgctgttctctcttattattttttagcattattattattaatacgaattttattatttttttaacaattttgtaatatgaattttactttttattattattaatatttttattatttttttatttttttataataattctttgataaaatatttttttggtctaataattttttttattttttatcaaaaataatttatattaaaaaaatataaattaaattttaaaatttaaatttaaataaaatgtgCAAAAGGTAACTATTAATTTCATTTAGTAGATTTAAACTCTTTGTATTATGgtcattgaaaattttaaatactattataaaattttagatattttttatcttaatattCTTAAATTATACATTACACTGTGTATTTGAAGAGcttcattttttttgaaataagtgtgacattatatactttttttaataCAAAGAGATAATGAAGTTGAGGTgagtaacaaaattgattatataataagatataaatttttagaatttctagaacaattgataaatttttactccatttcttatcttttatttgatttttttataatttttttcttaattaattataattgtaataattcatcataaatttatattttgtagagaaaatttattaatcataaaatacagaagacttaataaaaaaatttaaaaaatattgattaaccacaaaataaaaaaatatgaattatgttttaattatgttataaaatataaattggggttatttaaaattagttttttatcattaatgttaatttaaattataataaggtaaaaagtaaaaattgtatataataatttaatttaattatttatactaccaaaattattctttattatattccattcatttttattaattagtgATCTTTgattatctattttaaataaaaatttgaatggattgaattgatttttttttaaattagtaatataattattggGGCATTTGTTTTgcttagtaatattttttaatatatttaatctgattaatcatgtcttttttattttatgttaatttaactaattaaatttaatgaatttcagttattttaattcttgcaactttttattctaataatgtatttcaattaatgcattaatacaattttaatatttatatgtcatTAGTAATAATCTCATTTTAAAGTGATGTTTAAtccccaatatatatatatatatatatatatatatatatatatatataatgtttaatcgtagaaaaatctactatttttttatacgaatagattagacatatttatattcaatttatttgattacttattagaatcaattatattaaaagattagatTAAGATTATGGTagaataattatattgttattaattaattatattaaaatattaagattatgatagattatcattattttattactttttattttgatattaattcagatatttagtttttttattattatttttattcttttattctatgtgtttattttgataaatcttgctaaattaaacaaggtattgtatattttctttttatttctcttttatacacacataaaatttattaaattatttctcttctgtctaataattttgtttctcttctatttatatttctttcgtTTAATactttattggtttttatttttctaaattttactttatcttatatatttgttcttattacaccgaacatgttttatttatgtttaatatacattcttatatatgttatagaaatatgattttattCTATTAActtgtcaatttttttaaaaaatctaaaactaaagcacaaaaatatatttatagatattttattttttgactaaaaaatataatattttttgtcatatttgttgaaatcctaaattaaatatgaataataatttttgaaatagaataaatatattttaaattttttgcatctaaaagcaatattctatcaatgttataattatttagatagataaataatagtgaatataaaattatttaggaTTGATAGAACTAAGTAtatctttttattgaaaatataaatttaaaaatataggcAAAACGCCGAAATAAGTCAATAGCATACACTAATTTCACAATTCAGCCAAAATGAAAAACGTTACAAGGTTTCACCAAAAGCACATTTCTATACAGTTCGAATTAGTGCAATTCGAATTACAAattcatagtaattcgaatcacattgattcgaattacacacacgcaCACAAGTATTAATTCGAATCAGATTGATTCGAATCATACACACTATTATAGAATTCACGAAGTTATTGAATCTCGTCGTAGGTCTCATACAAATATTAAGAGGATCCTTATCAATAAACTTCACACCAGATCGTGTTTTTCTCTTAATCGTCCCTTTGTAATGTACCAACACTACAAACTCTTCTCACTAGCCATTTAGTCTCACTCAAATGAACTCAATTCACGTTCACACCATATTTATAAATGTCTGGGGCTTCTTAATTCGAATCAGATACATTCGAACTGTAATCAGAATTCCTCACCATGTAATTCGAATCGAGGTGATTTGAACTTCACCTTGCATGGTTCGAATCAGTGTGATTCGAACTATTCACACTGCAAACTCCCTCACTAATTCGAACGtgtttgattcgaattactaaacTTTTTAGTTCGAAAGggtttgattcgaattatatagagATATGCTTTTGGTTGATCTATGTCTCATTTTTTTGTTTGGCTTAATCACGTAAATTCTCATGCAAGCTGGCTTAATATTGCCATTTGTCCTAAAACCAttatattcaattctcaataCTCAACCTCTCATTGAACCATTGTATGTTTAAaagatttttaaagaaataaaataattttaggatataattttttttaaaaaagtaattaattCAAGAGCTATGAAGTTTTTTGTGGAGAAGccgagaagaagaagattttggaTGAGGATGACTAAGTTTCTCTTGCATGGCTATAAAGTATGGACTGAATATGTGAATCATTGAATATGTGATATGAggcaaatcctaatttctaaaaagtatttatatgtatatattcgggACAGGTACATCCTACTCGACCATGCATTGTCCTAAGCAAAATCTGCCCTGACTCGGGTCAAGTTATTACTCTCCCCAACCGGGTATGGACGGCTCGGGTATCCACGTATTTGGATACTCCTGCCAAGTCTAACCACGTATTGATGCTCCATTGATTAAGGGTTTACTGCTAGTCAATAGATTGCTATACACACAAAGcgagattctaactcctaataattgtttaagcggacgagtgagatgatcactcaacaaactcaaattgattaagacaaatactaattatttttaatattttaatattaaaaattttaaaaatttaattttaattataactttataaaatatttataataataattactatatatattttatttaattttttaataaatttttttatataattttatttattatcccATACGATCTACCaaaatatatactaataataaataacaaGCTTATTTTAGTAGAATAGACTAAATAGTCCAACAAATTCTCAGCTCGGCTCACTTTTATAGGCCAACATAAAGTTACATTATAGTCGACAGGGACAAAAAAAATGCTAGATCATTATCCACCGATACAAGAGTCAAACGGTTGCTTGACCACTATGAAGCTCTTTTAATTGCTGTCCACACCAAATTATTTCCACTAAATCAGGACCGGTTTCATTTTTAACATTAAATGTTGATGGTAAAATTGATTGGAACAGAAAAATTCTAGAGTCGTACTGTGGAATACGTGAACATCTTTCTATAATAATATACACATaaaacttttaatatatatattaaaataaaataaattagaattacATACACAAGTGATAtaagatatttaaataaatttaataataaattataatttaaataatatagtcTTTTCATGTTATTTAGAAGCTGAGtttaattctctttatttttgataaaaaaaattaaaaaaaaaaacacttgatAGCACTAATGAAGCGCACGTGTGACAATGGGAGGACTCACCAACCATAGTAGCTTACTGGCTTGATAACTTTGATTTGTTGGAGTGTGTGACACGATGCGTAGTTGCGTAGCATTTGTGAAGAGTGAAGAGTGAAGACACACGTTCTATTTTGAAAGAGGAAAGTTTAGCTGAAGGcctgaagcagaagcagaagtagCTAAGCAAAGCAAAGGAAGCATGAGGAGATGGTTGACTTTGTCAGCAGCGTTTTCTTTTATCCTCTTTCTGTATTTTCCGGAAGCTTCTTACGGTGTTTCACCTCCTATCACGCTGCTCCGAAGCCGCAAGTTCGCTGAAGAACCTCCCAAGATCCTCTCCAGTCAGGAACTCTGGTTCAATCAAACCCTCGATCACTACTCTCCCTATGTACTCCCCTCTCTCTCCACTAAATATtccttctctttaattttcttagtGTTTCTATTTTTGTACTTTATTCTTATCTTAAACAGAAACAGATTTCAAATATGCTCTTGCTGATTTTCTCTTGTTAGGGTTCAAAATGTTTCTTGTATTTATGAACAAATCAGTTGGTATGTATTTAGATATAAATACATAAGTCCTTTCACGCACTCTCAATGCATGTATTTAAACATGTATTCTATCGAGTTGCTGATTTGGTAACTGATTTTTTGCGTGTAGAATAGTTGATTTATGAAATTTCGATGGTGTTGATTGCGCATATTTCTTGTGCTTGCACTGATTGCAGGATCACCGTCAGTTCCAGCAACGATACTATGAATTCCTTGACTATTTCAGGATTCCTGATGGACCTATCTTTTTGATAATATGCGGTGAAGGTCCCTGCGGTGGGATTGTTAATGATTATATTGCTGTAAGTGTTCATTTTCGTTTGTTATTATATGTTTCACTGGCAAGACTCTAGTCAATGTAGATGAAGATTGAAGATTGAATATTGAAGTTAGGATCATAAGTTGTAGCTTTGACATAGGCACTATGTCGTGATAACTTTTCGTTTACTCCTAAGAAAATGATGTGACTTTGAGGGGGGAAAAATTACCGGTATGAACAAATTCTCATGCCTTATTACGTGTATAGGTATTGGCAAAGAAGTTTGGAGCTGCTATGGTTACTCTTGAGCATCGTTATTACGGAAAGAGTTCTCCATTTAAGTCTCTAGCTACGGAGAATTTGAAATATCTCTCTTCCAAGCAGGCACTCAATGATTTGGCTGCTTTTCGTCAGTATTATCAGGTTAGTTCCCATCCCCTCCACATGCACCATGCAGGGTCTGTTAATATGGTTTAAGACAATTCCGTGATAAAAAGACAAATTATTCAAATCCCATCATTCAATAAGTGTTCATTGGAATCATTatcattttatttgtttttggcgGTACTTTCGTGCAGGATTCCTTGAATGTAAAGCTTAATAGAACAAAAGTTGAAAGCTCCTGGTTCTTTTTTGGTGGCTCATATTCTGGTGCACTCAGTGCATGGTTCCGTCTTAAGTACCCCCATCTAACATGCGGAAGTCTTGCAAGTTCTGCAGTTGTTCAAGCTGTATTTGATTTTACAGAATTTGATCAGCAAGTacatattttgattttgattttgattttgattttgaggcTATCTTCTTTTGTTCTTAAGCCTATCTTATATAAACCATTCACTGCTCCCGTTATTAATTTAAGTCAAATTCTGATTGAGTGCCATATTTTGCATGCAGATTGGTGAGTCTGCAGGTCCTGAATGTAAAGCAGTATTACAAGAAACTACTCAACTTATTGAACAAAAACTTGCAATCAATGGAAGGTCACTGAAGGCATCTTTTGGTGCTGCTGATGTATGTTTTTCTTACTTCATTACTCCGTTTTTTAGAGAAAGTTTACTATAGTTTGTCCAAGGATAGGAATCTTGCTCACAACTAGAGTTTCTAATCTGACCCTAATGGTGCTTGTTGACCTTTGCTTTATTTTGTAGCTTGACATTGATGGAGACTTCATGTATTTTGTGGCTGATGCTGCTGTTATAGCGGTAATTGTTATGATTCTTGCTGTTTTTCTTATTCATTGCAATCTCCTGTATTCAAATTCCCTATGTTGTTCCCTGGATTTTGAATATTTCAGTTTCAATATGGAAATCCGGATAGACTATGCAAGCCTCTAGTTGAAGCAAAGAATGGAGGAGAAGATTTAGTGGTATGCTTTACTGTCCAGCTCTTTGTTTCAGAATATTATGGAACTGTTAAACATcactcttttttccttttcttttttggttcctttttttatttaaatcttcATTTGAATTTAATATTCTTTCTCTTTGTTTCTCTGCAATTTTCTAGTGATCTAAAATTCATGATCATGTGTTGAGTTTTCAGAGAGAGAAGTTTACATTTAATAGCACATTCATGTGCTGAATTTAATACCCTGTTTCTGTTGCAATCAACGGCTGCCTTCTTTCAATAGTACATTCATTTCTTAAGAAGCCTCTGATCTCCCTCATGGGTCCAGTTGTGTCGATTTTCTTTGATAAAATCTAATGGAACCCGAATTTCAAAATGCCAGGATGCTTACGCCAAATACGTAAAAGACTACTACGTTGAGACCTTCGGAACCAATGTACAGATTTATGATCAGGAGTTCTTGAAACGCACTGATGTTAATGATGACAGTTCTGCTCGATTATGGTGGTTTCAAGTCTGCACTGAAGTTGCATACTTTCAGGTGGCTCCCTCAAATGATAGTGTCCGCTCCTCAATAGTTGACACGAAGCAAGTACCTTGATGTTATCCTATTTTTATATCTACGTGCACAGGCACATACATTTGTTATTATTGAATATTTGTATCTATTAAATCTTTTTCTCTTGTGATCTTGTTAATTGGTTCAAATTGATTTCTCATGCATTGCAGATATCATCTGGATCTTTGCAAAAATGTATTTGGACATGGTGTCTTTCCTGAAGTGGATGCAACTAACTTATACTATGGTGGCACAAAAATTGCTGGTATAGAAATTTTCCTGTGTCtatttttaccattttttttatttattttctttcccttTGTTCAGTGATCTTTACAGAATTTATATCAAACATCACTATtaattttcttcaactctatttACTACTTCACTATCTATACAGTCCGTATATCTCCTTTTGCTGAACCATTCA includes:
- the LOC112712246 gene encoding F-box/kelch-repeat protein At3g23880, with protein sequence MRTGPIPDDVDDDDDVPRKGKVVTTTGGWPEPPPILLDELIAEVLLRIPARYLVRLRNSVCSSWRTLISSSQFAKDHLRRSMAVDPALTHPLMAYYSRAYIYPTVGVFSVRSVMENPPHEPTKVVPYEGRRYRLIIGSCNGLLCLHDEEREDDLTHRAMLWNPCTGFTSQPLEIGGLFSICGFGYDHVNDKYKLFAVVDKKSGESVTRMFTFGPKTTWRTIQDFPHNLCDDDSRGHMVHVEGLFVSGTGTLNWLLHGYLSFVWVISLDLVRETYCQFSLPSKDSDDDHEVEPELGILRDCLAVCYETKKTHWTVWLMKDYGVPQSWTKLAIIPHHPLLVRRPRGKALWPIYMLGNVLLALAPSGKFCLCNLNDGSIDFPNIDSSGDGMPRHRPLTQHSCLRGFHLYHESIVSPFHFGLPSCSSEMRLINQSL
- the LOC112712248 gene encoding probable serine protease EDA2; this translates as MRRWLTLSAAFSFILFLYFPEASYGVSPPITLLRSRKFAEEPPKILSSQELWFNQTLDHYSPYDHRQFQQRYYEFLDYFRIPDGPIFLIICGEGPCGGIVNDYIAVLAKKFGAAMVTLEHRYYGKSSPFKSLATENLKYLSSKQALNDLAAFRQYYQDSLNVKLNRTKVESSWFFFGGSYSGALSAWFRLKYPHLTCGSLASSAVVQAVFDFTEFDQQIGESAGPECKAVLQETTQLIEQKLAINGRSLKASFGAADLDIDGDFMYFVADAAVIAFQYGNPDRLCKPLVEAKNGGEDLVDAYAKYVKDYYVETFGTNVQIYDQEFLKRTDVNDDSSARLWWFQVCTEVAYFQVAPSNDSVRSSIVDTKYHLDLCKNVFGHGVFPEVDATNLYYGGTKIAGSKIIFTNGSQDPWRHASKQTSSPEADMPSYLITCHNCGHCTDMRGCPQSPLVIEGNEQNCTSPDAVRKVRQKIVEHMDLWLSQCQDTGRSFF